The DNA sequence ttttaatttatttctactTATATAATCCGGATTACACATAGCTTTTTcaatatcatttttattaaaaatatttgtaattttatatattaaaattaatattaaaattaattattaatatatttatatataaatatataaaattaaatttatttttaatatatatttatattttaatatatattttatattaataattaattttaatatacatgtaACATAATTAAATGATTAAATTTTCATATAGTAGTCTGTGGCAGTGAAGGATGAGATGTGTGTACTAACTAGTAACTACCAAGGGCCATGTGAGGTacagataaaataaattttaaaaaaatgttacttgCCACACATAACAAGAAAAACGGTGTGACGAATTATTTGAAAAAGTTGTTTGGCATAATTGTCAAAATAGTAAAATTGaaatgaatataataataatcaCGTGGCAAAGGGCATAATAATTAGTTTCAATGTAATTATGCAAATGCCATTAAGTTTAGATAGATAGTGAAGGTTTATTTCCTTCGGTTTTGTCTATTGGGAAACCTATCTAGATCATTGAATTTGGGACATCACAATGGAAATATTGATCATTTGAAtcaaattattaaattagattgAAAAATAAGGTaagtaaatataatttaatttgtactaaattatattaattttatttttaaatttattcaaattacattgcatttttatttttataattaacaaaattattcaTAGCCATCAGATTAATCATAACTATAGACACCATAAAATTTAttgaataaaaaatgttttcTGTGATATCTCAAAAAATGTgaagataatattataaattattaaataatttagttaaatatattaaattattatattattatttacataAAGATATTTGATCAAAAActttaaagtttaattattataatatctaaaaatatttgtctaatttattaaaaaaataaaaataatatttaattttaaaaatataaaaataaataattattaaatatttaaactttatcataaaaataaaataaataaaagttaaacACTAAATTATAAACATCATAAAATTCACCAAGTGTCAAATGTTGTAAGAAAAAGTTGAATCCAGCTACAACTTTTTTACCCCTTGAATAAAAAGAAAAGCTTTAAATTTGAGGTCAATAATTTTCTAACAGGAATTGTCATTTTCACTATGAAATTACTACAGGTACCACAAGTAGGACAATGAAGGAAGAAGCAGCAAGACATGTGAATTCAATAAGACAAGAAATTAAACAGTTAATTTCCACTTCCACCACCAAAAGGGATATCACCACTCCAATCACAACAATCCCAAATTTGTTCCCAACATCCCCAATCCTAAACCCTAATTCTGACCCGGACACAAACTATTCcccatcatcaacaacaacaataattccaGGGATAGGGAGTACCAATACTCCACCCGCATCAAATTCCACGATAGTGCCCTCTCCTTCAGGTTCAAGTTGGTGCATTGCAAACCCTAGCGCTTCAATTAGGGCATTGCAAGTTGCATTGGACTATGCTTGTGGGTATGGTGGAACTGATTGTTCTGCAATTCAACCTGGTGGAAGCTGTTACAACCCTAATACAATTCGTGATCATGCTTCTTATGCATTCAATAAGTATTATCAGAAGAATCCTGTTCCAAATAGCTGCAATTTTGGTGGAACTGCTCTTGTTACTAGCACTAATCCAAGTTAGTAGccttttgtttttagtttttatattaagagtttaattttaatttagtagTTCATTCATGTCCTTTCCGTAATTGTGAAAATTGGTTATTTTTGCTAAcatgataatatataattaaatatatatatatatatatatatattaattattgagtaaataattttttttaattataaaaaatttagatgtTGATAAAATTTGAtcatagaataataaaattaaaattgtacacataataaaatagaagaaaactgAAACAACGGAGTATAATATTAGTtgtcaaataaaatttattttttatagatataattttagttttattttttatggttaattttgttattgttagaatttttcataataaaaaataattatttatttttaattattatatatttttaatttatgtgacaatctttttaatataaaataggataaattacTGTTGAGGTGTGAACTAAAtccaaattttgtttttaatatttgaaatattttaatttggatttaaatgtttttttttcttatttttgtattctgataaaaattaaaactttattttgattaaaaaattaaataatataaaataaaatattttgaaataaaaatatgttaattTTAAACATTTAAGACAAAATATTAtcgtaaaattttttttaaatatatcgatatagtaatattttaataattttttactgttaattttaattataaaaaatatataattaagattaacgattaaaatttttttcattacCTTCGCTTATAATACAAGTAGTTTATTTGATACATAGTGTCAAAGGCTTATATTGCGGTGATATTACAATTTTGTTATACATATTTAAAAGtgtatttattcaaatattaaaaaaaaaaaaaaacttctaatCTTTACCCTTATCCTATACTAGGCAATCAGAGTACCTTTGAGGCTTTGATAGAAAACGGGCCACATAAAACGACATATCCCTTTATTTGTGAAATTATTTGGTTCCTTTATTTTTTCCAGagacaatataaaaataaatagtaataaataattaaatactaaataaaaggaaaaacctTTATTGCATCTTTGAATAGACTGTGAAAGTGCCTTGGGTTCTGGAGATATATAGTAACTACAAAGTTGCTCCTGACTATGCAACACACAAGCTTTTTGCCTTTTTCTCACTTTATTGGAAGCCGTATCTTGTCAATATCTACGGTTGTTCTTTattgttacaatttttttttaattattcttaaaagtGTATACATAATTTAAATAAGGACAATATGAATTCAAATTTGGTCCACTATATACTCcatgatttgattttttttttctatatcagACTATTAGGTGTAAATTTCTCAAAAATAACTCAAATTATGTGTTATACACTGATGTGATGAGCCTTTACAAAACATTAGTAacgttttgtttttttataattaaaaaatatttgttttataaaatttcaatgacattttgttttttataattttttttttacaaaacgtcaatgatattttgtattatttttataataattaaatatttttatatttcatgTTAAAATTatccatatatattaaaaaaatagccACATGATTTGGATTATACAGCTCACATTAGTAGTTATTATGgagaataatcataaaaaaactaTCAATCTATTTTGTAttgttattataataattaaatatttttatatttcatgTTAAAATTatccatatatattaaaaattacattTGGATTATTAGGTTTATTATGGTATATTTGTCTAAATTAtcaatctatattttttttaagttattatggAGAATATAAATAATGCACTATGATTTATAAGCACCATTTaatgaaatattatttttgagaTATAATTTTTCTCTTACCTTAATGTCATCTAAATTAACTCTGATAATTTATTATGATTTCCAGATTCTGGGACATGTCAATATCCATCCACCAGGTAACAACAATCTTTAACCACATATTTggaattgttatttatttatttatttttcaatcttgTTAACATTTGGTGCCTAAATTTTTCAGCACAAGTTCATCAATCTTAAACACAACAAACACAAGTGGAGCAAATGTTTTTGGTTCAGTGCCTGTGCCCACAGACCCCTCTGCCTCTGGTGCAGTTACCACATCAAATAGCTTTCTTGAAATTTGCCTCATTATATGgacaataatatcaattttggAAAAACAATAATTTCTTTAACATGTATGAGAGGCATAggcataatttatttttcttctatctctAGGTACATGAAGACACTTTGTAGAgagaaattagaaatatataCCAATTAATTATATGATGGACATTACCAGAAATTAACTTATATCTTGCATagaaattttgttttaatttttaaaccttttttgtgtgctgatattattaaaaaatatttttttttcttaagaaaCATTGTCTTTTGTAAGAGATGTTTAGTAAAGTTTTAGTAAAGTTATTTGTGCTAATTTTTTTCTTAAgaaatatttatctttatttgTGTTAATTTTGGGTGCTAATTTTTTAGTAAAGTTTTAATCTTTTAAATGTAGTTTATTgacattaatttttcaaaaattataacagTTATgcttgataaattaaaataagagtgGTTTCAGCAAGCAAAAGTTACAAAAATGTATTCGGTAAAATTGTTGTTAATATTCAAAATGATTTTAATAGTTAATAAAtgtaataaagaataaaaataaaataaaacatgtaGTATATATTTCAAGCATATAGcttaaattaaaatggaaaactAAATTGATAAAAGTTAATTAGTCAGTGACTAAATAAGAGAATTGTAAATTGggttaagaaaattaaattaaaaaacaaatcaatggtaattgatttaaatttaatttggtttGGAGTACTCTAAAATTAAGGGTGACAACGGGGCGGATAGGGATAAGTTTTTGCTCTACTTGATCCTGTCTCGTCCTACAATAATTCGCATAGAATCTGTTCTACTCTTATCTACGGGTAGTAAAAAGTTGAATCTTAACCCGTTCCGCCCTTATCTACCCTATaatgattaaaatttaataaataaaattaaatttcaaaatttatataaacatTATCACAtagataatataaattaaaataaaattttaaatataatataatattattaattattttactaattattttatatatatatatatatatatatatatatatatatatatatatatatatatatatcaagatgGATAAGGATGGACATTATCTAAACCCAATCCCACTCCCACGCCGTCCAAAAATCTGCCTGCTAAAAATTCGCCCCAAATCAATAGGAAAATGATGTGTATCTATGAGTTTGAGTGTGTTGCCATTCTTACATAAAACTCAAATTAAACCAATTTAGTTAATGGagtcttcttttttttaatgtctttttaaattaaaaaaataaataaaaccgaAAAGGATCAAGTGAAATGGGCACACCCACAGAACATGTCCCTCTTTGTAGCCTCATAAATATGTGGGGACTATATATgtgttggctttttttttttaaccgcATCATAAGAATTTTATCGTTTATGCTAAGGAGAGTGTTATAATCAAATtacgagtttaattttaatgtaatgaTATAAAGTGTTTTatacaattatataattatatttatttttttatgattttaatataaaaaataattatttttattaatatgatgTTAGGCAACGTAAAAAatgttataattataaattaattttttatatattatttaattataaaatttattttttattttataaatttttattttattatttatctataatatttattaatctataatatttattaataattagaaacaaaaataacAACGAAATAAATATTTCATTACTCGTGAGTTTcataaatattttgacaaaatacttgATCCGTTACATTTGTAAAAGCTAGGAAAATTGTATTTGTTGGTAATTCAATCGATTAGAAGTAAAACACAATTAATTGAATTTCGCACGACaatatgatttttttgttttttaaattcacTTGATTGAAAATGttacacaatcgattgaattgcgCGATAGAATATGAATTTTTCTTGTTCAATAGATTGATAGTGtaacacaatcgattgaatttcgcaCGATAATAtggattttttcaaaatttaattgatTGAAAGTGTTATACAATCGCATGATAATCACTACATCTACTCAGAAGTCGGATCAACCAGAAGTCACTAAATGTAGCGTCAGCCAACGAGTTTTGAAATATGTACACAAACcatgataattaaattagaaaaaactaccaaaagtacccataaactaagaaaattaatgATGTACCCATGGAAGATGAGTTCCGTATAACAAAAGTatccaaattctaattttttgtttattttttttaataaaattcccaaaCTATCCCTACCCTCGATCTCAACTCACTTTTTTAATCTTCCATAACTCAACATGCACCTTTAAAATTTGTCATGGAGTCCAAAAC is a window from the Arachis hypogaea cultivar Tifrunner chromosome 1, arahy.Tifrunner.gnm2.J5K5, whole genome shotgun sequence genome containing:
- the LOC112794909 gene encoding uncharacterized protein; the encoded protein is MEKSVNYFLLLLVLLQFLFSGTTSRTMKEEAARHVNSIRQEIKQLISTSTTKRDITTPITTIPNLFPTSPILNPNSDPDTNYSPSSTTTIIPGIGSTNTPPASNSTIVPSPSGSSWCIANPSASIRALQVALDYACGYGGTDCSAIQPGGSCYNPNTIRDHASYAFNKYYQKNPVPNSCNFGGTALVTSTNPNSGTCQYPSTSTSSSILNTTNTSGANVFGSVPVPTDPSASGAVTTSNSFLEICLIIWTIISILEKQ